One Bdellovibrio bacteriovorus str. Tiberius DNA segment encodes these proteins:
- a CDS encoding DUF4339 domain-containing protein, with protein sequence MRIWYAIINRQIIGPFTKDQIISLARRGDLSPSSPVSLGTKAHWKPASTWQYFPAKHFPALQEVNTELLEAISELWTILSYDGRLNAFIQTGPYSTSEVRTNLALKKVKRSDHIWKKGLSGWAKIADRPEFGISTELNIG encoded by the coding sequence ATGCGGATCTGGTATGCCATAATAAATCGACAAATCATCGGCCCATTCACAAAGGACCAGATAATTTCTCTCGCCCGAAGAGGAGACCTTTCCCCATCATCTCCTGTTTCACTTGGAACCAAAGCACACTGGAAGCCAGCATCGACCTGGCAGTACTTTCCGGCGAAACATTTCCCTGCGCTTCAAGAGGTCAACACTGAACTTCTAGAAGCCATATCTGAACTCTGGACAATCCTTTCCTACGATGGGCGACTTAATGCCTTTATTCAAACGGGCCCCTACAGCACCTCTGAAGTACGTACAAACTTGGCCCTAAAAAAAGTAAAGAGGAGCGACCATATTTGGAAAAAGGGACTAAGTGGATGGGCAAAAATTGCAGATCGGCCGGAATTCGGAATATCCACAGAACTTAACATAGGTTAA
- a CDS encoding tetratricopeptide repeat protein codes for MREILVEIDGQYLMETLKNAGIANITFARSVGVNVKTVQRWIHGQVKRVTVSTAEKILAALPCDRQKLVLPDSETKIVSQDPTLATLLDFRFINSLETRSQLLVLFKSLKTFSINDLSTKQFALLYSVLGFIHLKIGSIRAAKFHLTSSVTTFRKVDDKENTGWALYYLAVVRERVGEYQEALNHLESIRNVYAYSDDLAVRMHHLQGKVFSSMGSTDQAEDSFRSAIKVAKEQCLWTDELQLSYYRLGWIQMQKGLFDKAIWLFLRSFVVSRKNEDGFAQLISYRSYKVACTLLGRCPKIGRINRLINRESKLVKTRSQREIVAQIDFYMALAERNFELAQSILNERAARSISKQSTRTAVSSDTELMRRIAGASGQAESFTIYLNAI; via the coding sequence ATGAGAGAGATTTTAGTAGAAATTGATGGCCAATATCTGATGGAAACTCTGAAAAATGCCGGGATTGCAAATATCACTTTTGCTAGAAGTGTCGGCGTAAATGTTAAGACTGTCCAGCGATGGATTCACGGTCAGGTGAAAAGAGTGACTGTGTCGACAGCAGAAAAGATCCTTGCTGCGCTTCCTTGTGATCGACAGAAGTTGGTCCTTCCGGACAGTGAAACAAAAATTGTATCTCAGGACCCAACGTTGGCGACGCTTCTTGATTTTAGATTTATCAATTCTTTAGAGACTAGGTCCCAGTTGTTGGTTCTTTTTAAAAGCCTAAAAACATTCTCAATTAATGACCTGTCAACAAAGCAATTCGCATTGTTGTATTCGGTTTTGGGCTTCATACACCTTAAGATTGGTAGTATTCGAGCAGCAAAATTTCATCTTACCTCATCTGTTACTACCTTCAGGAAGGTAGATGATAAGGAAAATACAGGGTGGGCATTGTACTATCTGGCCGTCGTTCGTGAAAGAGTAGGAGAGTATCAGGAGGCCTTAAACCATTTAGAGAGTATACGAAATGTCTACGCCTACTCAGATGACCTTGCTGTAAGAATGCATCATCTTCAAGGGAAAGTATTTAGCTCGATGGGAAGCACAGATCAGGCAGAGGACTCCTTTAGGTCCGCAATCAAGGTCGCTAAAGAGCAATGTCTTTGGACCGATGAGCTGCAGTTATCTTATTATCGTCTGGGGTGGATCCAGATGCAAAAGGGCCTTTTTGACAAGGCAATATGGCTGTTTCTGAGATCTTTCGTTGTGAGTAGAAAGAATGAGGACGGATTTGCGCAATTGATAAGTTATAGATCATATAAAGTTGCATGTACTTTATTAGGCAGATGTCCCAAAATCGGCCGGATCAATAGACTGATAAATCGGGAGTCTAAACTTGTTAAGACGAGAAGTCAGCGAGAGATTGTCGCACAAATCGATTTCTATATGGCTCTTGCAGAAAGAAATTTTGAATTGGCTCAGTCAATTCTGAATGAAAGAGCTGCGAGAAGTATTTCGAAGCAATCCACCCGGACAGCGGTTAGCTCGGATACGGAATTGATGAGAAGGATCGCCGGAGCATCAGGTCAAGCTGAGAGTTTTACGATCTATTTAAATGCAATTTAA
- a CDS encoding SGNH/GDSL hydrolase family protein, with protein sequence MKTMIFTVLLACVPAVSLAQQWPTNSVIGMIGASFSECAAPEQSPLAGMGFSGCSHETLSTALTKNNRIISKKLRVQTTAQGGARSYDLPGTGYRGYVSQLNALLARTHWIDGNNRTKFVVTSLMNDCLHTVPCSTADIDNVLIESLRQTASIASSNGIRLIVTGYPAWKDLDLTIIGAAFQLPNLINQNDYNYLVNRFKQQVSQIPGVIYLDVWKNNFKTVDGLHPDEASVKKAADIIAKKITSL encoded by the coding sequence ATGAAAACAATGATCTTTACGGTACTGCTCGCGTGTGTTCCAGCAGTCTCCCTCGCTCAGCAATGGCCGACAAACTCTGTCATTGGGATGATCGGTGCCTCTTTCTCTGAATGTGCCGCACCAGAACAATCACCTCTTGCTGGGATGGGTTTCTCTGGTTGTTCACACGAAACGCTGTCTACCGCGTTAACCAAAAACAATAGAATTATTTCCAAAAAACTACGGGTTCAAACGACGGCTCAGGGTGGCGCACGTAGCTATGATCTTCCAGGAACTGGATATCGAGGATATGTATCACAATTGAACGCGCTCCTTGCACGCACCCATTGGATCGACGGCAACAATAGAACGAAATTCGTTGTAACAAGTCTTATGAATGACTGCCTTCACACTGTGCCTTGCTCTACGGCAGATATCGACAATGTTCTTATTGAAAGCCTGCGACAAACGGCCTCAATTGCCTCCTCTAATGGAATTAGACTTATTGTCACAGGCTACCCTGCGTGGAAAGACCTAGATCTTACTATTATCGGTGCAGCTTTCCAGCTTCCTAACTTGATCAATCAAAATGACTACAACTATCTTGTAAATAGATTCAAGCAACAGGTATCCCAAATTCCAGGTGTTATCTATTTAGATGTATGGAAGAACAACTTCAAAACTGTCGATGGTCTACACCCTGACGAAGCTAGTGTAAAAAAAGCAGCCGATATCATCGCCAAAAAAATAACATCTCTCTAA
- a CDS encoding DUF1585 domain-containing protein — translation MRSLLLINFGLVLLFAQSSFGGDAQGFARCYAQIVARPVPVRHELLLKVKSGQISLADACMSLLDWGNMTADGKLQRTDSLAISVLNNFYSFHRTWFPTAIKDQVLGYQHEFDFPTDSFVEFSAPALLMTSSLFNKTPYKDVLSGTAVVAPHRAVAPVKVDFVESLAVRGLAIRAGTEAPFSGTGLLTGLYESKASVVVGDYFVPKMGDFGKVAQDVGATPLVDILKGLGGGILGQPGFFLLNSGHAKGVLYDGASKLPRKWAKAALESMLCLNLPALRERDISEYYAPNSTTPFRASSSCITCHATMDQMALSARNLFVAETAGGNNQKVILVGRFPATKEVRGYSWPSEPVADFYKESTKGRIFYRSFSTGQLVNETTENLEDLGGKLANKDEFYQCAAKRYFKYFTGYDVALYDRSDPQNESLNRSLAAKDIELRKFVEGLGQGLRETQSLRDLVRRIIDSPYYQSYNRGAYE, via the coding sequence ATGCGATCCTTACTACTTATCAATTTTGGTTTGGTCCTATTGTTCGCTCAGTCTTCATTTGGTGGCGATGCGCAGGGATTCGCGCGTTGCTACGCTCAGATCGTAGCTCGCCCAGTTCCAGTTCGTCATGAACTTCTTTTAAAAGTGAAGTCGGGGCAGATTTCTCTTGCAGATGCATGTATGTCACTGCTGGATTGGGGTAACATGACAGCGGACGGCAAACTGCAGCGTACTGACAGTCTTGCAATTTCGGTGTTGAATAACTTTTATAGTTTTCACAGGACTTGGTTTCCGACTGCAATTAAAGATCAAGTTCTAGGGTATCAGCATGAATTTGACTTTCCAACGGACTCATTTGTTGAATTCAGTGCGCCTGCACTTTTGATGACCTCTTCATTGTTTAATAAAACACCGTACAAAGATGTTTTATCGGGAACTGCCGTGGTGGCGCCTCATCGAGCGGTTGCGCCGGTGAAGGTTGATTTTGTTGAAAGTCTCGCGGTCCGAGGTCTCGCCATAAGAGCGGGTACAGAAGCCCCTTTTTCCGGGACGGGACTTCTAACGGGATTGTATGAGTCCAAGGCCTCTGTTGTCGTCGGTGACTATTTCGTACCGAAGATGGGCGACTTCGGTAAAGTGGCGCAGGATGTTGGGGCTACGCCGTTAGTTGATATTCTAAAAGGTCTTGGTGGGGGAATTTTAGGGCAACCGGGATTCTTTCTTTTGAACAGTGGACATGCCAAAGGTGTACTATATGACGGAGCTAGTAAGCTGCCCCGAAAATGGGCAAAGGCAGCATTGGAAAGTATGCTGTGTCTGAATCTTCCTGCGTTGCGAGAACGCGATATTTCCGAATACTACGCACCAAATTCTACGACTCCATTTAGAGCTTCCTCAAGTTGCATCACCTGTCACGCGACCATGGATCAGATGGCTCTTTCAGCGCGGAATCTATTTGTCGCAGAGACTGCCGGCGGTAATAACCAGAAAGTGATCTTAGTGGGGCGCTTTCCTGCCACTAAAGAGGTTAGAGGGTATTCCTGGCCGTCAGAGCCCGTGGCGGACTTTTATAAAGAGTCCACTAAAGGACGTATTTTCTATCGTTCCTTCTCTACAGGTCAGCTTGTCAATGAAACAACGGAAAATCTTGAGGATCTTGGTGGGAAGCTCGCCAATAAGGACGAATTTTACCAGTGCGCAGCGAAGAGATATTTCAAGTATTTTACCGGCTACGATGTTGCTCTGTACGACAGATCTGATCCTCAAAATGAATCTCTAAATCGTTCATTGGCCGCGAAAGATATCGAACTGAGAAAGTTTGTTGAAGGCCTTGGTCAAGGATTGAGAGAAACCCAGTCTCTGCGTGATCTTGTTAGACGAATAATCGATTCACCATACTATCAATCTTATAATCGAGGTGCTTATGAATAA
- a CDS encoding response regulator, producing MGFKVLVVDDEKDILVLYKLFLTRAGFTVVTAENGLEAFEKISTESPQLVLSDIRMPIADGLELLKMIDTLPYSLPVVFISGYAGLQREAYQSANFKAFYQKPLKNKELCDIVRSFESLDQSPQHSP from the coding sequence GTGGGATTTAAAGTTCTAGTCGTCGATGACGAAAAAGACATACTAGTGCTATACAAACTATTTCTAACTCGTGCAGGATTCACTGTAGTTACCGCCGAAAATGGACTTGAGGCGTTCGAAAAAATCAGCACAGAATCCCCGCAACTTGTCCTGTCGGACATAAGAATGCCCATTGCCGATGGCCTAGAGCTTTTAAAAATGATCGACACTTTGCCTTATTCTCTTCCGGTAGTCTTTATCTCCGGATATGCGGGCCTCCAAAGGGAAGCCTATCAGAGCGCAAATTTCAAAGCGTTCTATCAAAAGCCTCTTAAGAACAAAGAGCTTTGCGACATTGTACGAAGTTTCGAAAGTCTCGACCAGAGTCCACAGCATTCGCCATAA
- a CDS encoding hydrolase, protein MKTMILTILLASIPTLTLAQQWPTNPVIGMIGASFSECAAPENSPLAGMGFAGCSYETLSTALTKNSRITSKKMRVQTLAQGGARSYDIPGTGYRGYVSQINALLTRTQWIDGTNRTKVVVASLMNDCLHTVPCTTSDIDNVLIEGVRQTAQIASSKGIKLIVTGYPDWQDLNLALIGGIFQLPNLISEQDYNYLKTRFEQQVSQIPGVIYLDVWKHNFKTIDGLHPDEASVEKAADLIAKTITSL, encoded by the coding sequence ATGAAAACCATGATCTTAACGATTCTATTGGCGTCTATCCCAACCCTAACACTTGCACAGCAGTGGCCTACCAACCCCGTTATCGGAATGATCGGAGCCTCTTTCTCCGAGTGTGCAGCCCCGGAAAACTCGCCACTTGCGGGTATGGGGTTTGCCGGCTGCTCCTACGAAACGCTCTCTACTGCGCTGACAAAAAACTCCAGAATCACTTCAAAAAAAATGCGAGTGCAAACATTGGCGCAAGGTGGCGCACGTAGCTATGACATTCCTGGCACGGGGTATAGAGGATACGTATCACAAATAAATGCACTTCTTACACGCACTCAATGGATTGATGGCACTAACAGAACAAAAGTTGTAGTCGCAAGTCTTATGAATGATTGCCTTCACACTGTACCATGCACTACCTCTGACATCGACAATGTACTTATAGAAGGTGTTCGCCAAACGGCACAAATTGCTTCTTCCAAAGGCATCAAGCTAATTGTTACCGGTTATCCTGACTGGCAAGACCTCAATCTTGCTCTTATTGGTGGCATTTTCCAACTTCCAAACTTGATCAGTGAACAAGATTATAACTATCTTAAAACTAGATTCGAACAGCAGGTTTCTCAAATACCGGGCGTTATCTATCTAGATGTATGGAAGCACAATTTCAAAACTATCGATGGATTGCATCCGGATGAGGCCAGCGTAGAAAAGGCGGCAGATCTCATCGCAAAAACGATAACATCTCTATAA
- a CDS encoding NHL repeat-containing protein, translated as MWNFVDEKNNWLQLILALLMSWTLAGCMITVQLLDEGSESAPSLEPSLPTPSRLKATQVVGQPDFNTNLQALHGFGIGDPTYLSQVVIGNKLVVADSQGHRILIYNQIPSSNGAPADRVIGQVAPSSLIVASTSAYTLNEPRGLATDGTKLVVADTKNHRVLIYNSLPTDNFAKADVVIGQTNFTTNTSASPPTASTLYHPSAVAIHDGKLYICDTSNHRILVFNTIPTTNGASASFVLGQTSFTTKIANSAGSPDANLNAPEGISASDNIIYVSDTGNHRVLIWLNPITANAQAANHVLGQPNFNGTSPNAGGGSTPSSSSARSPRHSFIQNNSLFLADPGNNRVLIWSPLPITSNIAANYVIGQTAMTSAAANQGSTPTSRTLNLPRSLFATSTHLFIGDDSNFRSMMYTLPITAHNVAANHTVGQPDFTSNLSANTGTILNGNSFYWPRDSKVVGNKLFVADYLNNRVLIYNTVPLNQEQPNIVVGQASMATRSAANPPSAISLNKPNSVASDGNILVIADFNNSRVLIYDPIPTVDGAAASVVLGQATMTTRNLNFGGPSASSIGNPYHVELCGGKLIITDYYNHRVMIYNSIPSTNNAPADVILGQPNTASISSGMSPARMKNPYASLCINNGEKLAISDAFNHRVLIWNTFPSVTGQPADIVLGQINFYNNAANSDTNGIGGVVSARSLNIPRGLAMTSSGKFIVLDGGNSRILVYNKLPTENLQAADLVIGQPDFTSNTPNKNGLDNESIGKPIHLSTSGNNLWVTDDLNNRILKFEIPSQ; from the coding sequence ATGTGGAACTTTGTCGACGAAAAGAACAACTGGCTGCAATTGATCTTGGCATTATTGATGTCATGGACCTTGGCCGGCTGTATGATAACAGTCCAACTACTTGATGAAGGCTCGGAATCGGCCCCGTCCCTGGAGCCCTCACTCCCCACACCATCCCGTCTCAAGGCAACACAAGTCGTGGGGCAACCTGACTTTAATACCAATTTGCAGGCTCTTCACGGGTTCGGCATCGGAGACCCAACCTATTTAAGTCAGGTAGTCATCGGAAATAAGCTTGTAGTTGCAGACTCCCAAGGACATCGCATTCTAATATACAATCAAATTCCTTCATCCAATGGCGCACCTGCAGATCGAGTCATCGGACAGGTTGCACCTTCTTCGCTAATTGTTGCTTCGACAAGCGCCTACACACTCAATGAACCCCGCGGCCTGGCTACAGATGGAACAAAACTTGTTGTTGCCGACACCAAAAATCACCGGGTCCTTATTTACAATTCTTTACCAACTGACAACTTTGCAAAGGCCGACGTGGTTATCGGCCAAACAAACTTTACGACAAATACTTCAGCCTCGCCTCCAACAGCAAGTACGCTGTACCATCCGTCAGCGGTTGCTATACACGATGGAAAGCTATACATCTGCGACACCTCGAACCATAGAATCCTCGTCTTTAATACCATCCCGACGACAAACGGAGCCAGCGCATCTTTTGTCTTAGGCCAAACTTCTTTTACAACTAAAATTGCCAATTCCGCCGGAAGCCCGGACGCCAATCTTAATGCTCCAGAAGGAATATCCGCTAGCGACAACATAATCTATGTTTCTGATACGGGAAATCACCGCGTTTTAATCTGGCTAAACCCGATAACAGCAAATGCTCAAGCCGCCAACCATGTCCTGGGGCAACCAAATTTCAATGGCACTTCTCCCAACGCTGGCGGAGGCTCTACCCCATCGTCCTCGTCCGCCCGCTCCCCTAGACATTCATTCATACAAAACAACTCTCTTTTTCTAGCAGATCCAGGTAACAATCGAGTGCTAATTTGGAGCCCCCTTCCCATCACTAGCAATATCGCCGCAAACTACGTCATAGGACAAACAGCTATGACTTCTGCGGCCGCCAATCAAGGAAGCACGCCCACAAGCAGAACATTGAACCTTCCAAGGTCACTCTTTGCAACATCAACACATCTCTTCATTGGGGATGACTCCAACTTTAGATCGATGATGTATACTTTGCCTATTACAGCCCACAACGTGGCTGCGAATCATACGGTTGGGCAGCCTGACTTTACGTCAAACTTAAGCGCCAATACTGGCACTATACTGAATGGCAATAGCTTCTACTGGCCACGAGACAGCAAAGTTGTCGGGAACAAGCTATTTGTTGCCGACTACTTAAACAACCGAGTGCTCATCTACAACACAGTCCCCCTTAACCAAGAACAACCCAATATTGTAGTGGGGCAGGCATCCATGGCCACCAGAAGTGCTGCTAACCCGCCGTCTGCAATCAGCTTAAATAAGCCGAACAGCGTAGCCTCGGACGGCAATATTCTTGTTATTGCAGACTTCAATAACTCGCGAGTTCTAATCTACGATCCCATCCCAACAGTTGACGGCGCCGCCGCAAGTGTTGTTTTAGGTCAAGCTACGATGACAACAAGAAATTTGAACTTCGGGGGACCCTCCGCATCAAGCATTGGAAATCCGTATCATGTTGAACTGTGCGGTGGAAAGCTCATCATAACTGATTACTACAATCATCGCGTCATGATTTACAATTCAATCCCAAGCACAAATAATGCCCCCGCCGATGTAATCTTGGGGCAGCCCAATACTGCTTCTATAAGCAGTGGCATGTCCCCTGCCAGAATGAAAAATCCCTATGCCAGCTTATGCATCAACAACGGCGAAAAACTTGCGATTTCTGACGCCTTTAACCATCGTGTCCTGATATGGAACACATTCCCTTCGGTCACGGGGCAACCCGCCGACATCGTGCTGGGTCAAATTAACTTCTATAACAACGCGGCAAACAGTGACACAAATGGCATAGGTGGCGTCGTCTCCGCAAGATCCTTAAACATTCCACGGGGCCTTGCTATGACTTCGTCAGGGAAGTTTATCGTCCTTGATGGCGGCAATTCCCGAATCCTAGTCTACAATAAACTTCCAACTGAGAATCTTCAGGCAGCAGATCTGGTCATCGGACAGCCAGATTTTACCTCGAACACCCCAAATAAAAATGGCCTAGACAATGAAAGCATTGGAAAACCCATCCATCTTTCGACATCAGGGAATAATCTTTGGGTAACGGACGATCTTAACAATCGGATACTAAAGTTCGAGATCCCATCACAATAG
- a CDS encoding PilZ domain-containing protein — MSQIFKKVGISTAKAIFSNAKGLGFSVRVKMATGGRIDAQVRGLQGDKLVCVLSEEMVVPIGRERVTVCLIGAEDKYFCQTDCWFFSKEVYIELKCDLYHLQRRKYHRTIIPNEVLLEFEFGSGKYKGIRGKVRDISVGGASLLFISDEPVAENEQISGRLFMDKKIDLRIQAVVMRADPPVSDGRQSVGIEFFRGVNHEGVMYSLISTIKAKIAPYEQAS; from the coding sequence ATGAGTCAGATTTTTAAAAAAGTCGGAATTTCCACAGCAAAGGCTATTTTCTCAAATGCAAAGGGACTTGGTTTTTCTGTCAGAGTAAAAATGGCAACCGGAGGCCGGATAGATGCCCAAGTTCGCGGATTGCAGGGTGATAAGTTGGTATGTGTATTATCTGAAGAGATGGTGGTTCCGATTGGTCGTGAACGCGTGACAGTCTGCTTAATTGGAGCGGAAGATAAGTATTTCTGCCAGACTGATTGTTGGTTTTTCTCTAAAGAAGTTTATATTGAGCTAAAATGTGATTTGTACCATCTGCAGCGCAGGAAGTATCATAGAACAATAATCCCCAATGAAGTTTTATTGGAGTTTGAGTTCGGATCTGGAAAGTACAAGGGTATCCGGGGTAAAGTTAGAGATATTAGTGTTGGGGGGGCTAGTCTTCTGTTTATTTCAGATGAGCCTGTTGCCGAAAACGAACAAATTTCTGGTCGTCTTTTTATGGACAAGAAGATTGATTTAAGGATTCAGGCAGTCGTTATGAGAGCAGATCCACCAGTGTCTGATGGTAGGCAATCGGTTGGGATTGAGTTTTTCCGTGGCGTGAATCACGAAGGAGTGATGTACTCACTTATTAGTACCATAAAGGCGAAAATTGCGCCGTACGAGCAGGCTAGCTAA
- a CDS encoding alpha/beta hydrolase, which yields MPNKSFFINIMLVTSALLFTSAYPATSLGTEKCSAVFSEALDSKGTSPLAPKPYFRRLFDNVYRWHFKKDPRSFTQEEFNYLNDYHYLKEKKKSEKAGIVRSIFSKEFDTRIFFTATGLPNQKGELPLVDPESRGLFIYFHGSGTNKASGINFAYKMNKMAAMGYSMISIDLPYHSEGSRNPKMRDAKVFYAMLDTFIRKTARKDMPVYLVGHSFGPDVMAEYFKRYPHNESLSGIAMISPAGFTKELKDWFIEKTAHMSALWGEVIVNEDGSAWAGAISSQHTWHRPPTTQSPDPTVVNPRVKVLVVTGEREEYVPGPLDHRGLPTKDPRTYDMERAVHNVLAGAEVVIEPGVGHYIFEHVDKNGHDVVIRSMLQVAGESLFNEKQLKATSNFLVLPEPKELARKYAREASFNSWINTLYPNRESAAEAIYKIMTEGDNITARKLLTNYSKYVIPQRDKALARNLKHTQTWNEFFYRKHKEEIDALNPEKGRPSDKLLSSYFEMLEAITERARQRSTTVPTDVYTVPEKQGPPAHILEKIEREKRQKEQKNEGFENAPAA from the coding sequence ATGCCAAACAAATCTTTCTTCATAAATATCATGTTGGTCACATCAGCACTTCTATTCACCAGTGCCTACCCCGCGACTTCGTTAGGAACTGAAAAGTGTAGTGCGGTTTTTTCCGAAGCACTCGATTCCAAAGGGACGAGCCCCCTAGCTCCTAAACCATACTTTCGCCGTCTTTTCGACAATGTCTATAGATGGCATTTCAAAAAAGATCCACGCTCTTTTACCCAAGAAGAATTCAACTACTTGAATGACTATCACTATCTGAAGGAAAAAAAGAAATCAGAAAAGGCCGGCATTGTTCGATCCATCTTTTCTAAGGAGTTCGATACCCGCATTTTCTTCACAGCGACCGGTTTGCCAAACCAAAAAGGTGAGCTTCCTTTAGTTGACCCTGAATCCCGTGGTCTCTTTATTTATTTTCATGGTTCCGGGACAAATAAGGCCAGCGGCATCAACTTCGCTTACAAGATGAACAAAATGGCCGCCATGGGATATTCGATGATCTCTATAGACTTGCCGTATCACTCAGAAGGATCTCGCAATCCTAAAATGAGAGACGCAAAGGTATTCTATGCAATGTTAGATACCTTCATACGCAAGACGGCCAGAAAGGACATGCCAGTTTACCTTGTCGGACACTCGTTCGGACCTGATGTAATGGCAGAATACTTTAAAAGGTACCCACACAACGAATCATTAAGTGGTATCGCTATGATCTCTCCCGCAGGATTTACAAAAGAGCTTAAGGATTGGTTCATTGAAAAAACTGCTCATATGAGCGCACTCTGGGGAGAAGTTATCGTCAATGAAGATGGCTCCGCCTGGGCTGGCGCCATCTCTTCCCAACACACTTGGCATCGTCCACCAACCACTCAAAGCCCAGACCCCACTGTCGTGAATCCGAGAGTTAAAGTCTTGGTTGTGACCGGGGAACGTGAGGAATATGTCCCCGGTCCTCTGGACCACCGTGGTTTACCAACAAAAGACCCTCGAACTTATGACATGGAAAGGGCCGTACACAACGTTTTAGCAGGCGCAGAAGTGGTCATTGAACCTGGCGTAGGCCACTATATCTTCGAGCATGTAGATAAAAATGGCCACGACGTCGTTATTCGATCAATGCTTCAGGTAGCTGGGGAATCTCTTTTTAACGAAAAGCAACTCAAAGCCACTTCTAATTTCCTTGTGCTACCTGAACCAAAAGAACTTGCCCGCAAATATGCCAGAGAAGCTTCCTTCAACAGTTGGATTAATACCCTCTATCCAAATAGGGAATCCGCTGCCGAAGCCATCTATAAGATTATGACGGAAGGCGATAATATCACGGCCAGAAAGCTTCTTACAAATTATTCAAAATACGTTATTCCTCAACGAGACAAAGCTCTTGCAAGGAATTTAAAGCACACTCAAACTTGGAACGAGTTCTTCTATCGTAAACACAAAGAAGAAATTGATGCTCTGAATCCCGAAAAAGGTCGGCCATCAGACAAGCTTCTAAGTTCTTACTTTGAAATGCTAGAGGCTATTACCGAAAGGGCTCGCCAGCGCAGCACCACCGTCCCGACCGATGTTTACACTGTCCCGGAAAAACAAGGTCCTCCTGCCCATATTTTGGAAAAAATCGAACGCGAAAAGCGTCAAAAGGAACAAAAGAACGAGGGCTTTGAAAACGCCCCCGCAGCTTAA